A genomic window from Streptomyces sp. MST-110588 includes:
- a CDS encoding NAD(P)H-binding protein yields MSGRCGVLVTGATGNVGRQVVSQLLAARAGGVRALTRDPDTARLPRDVDVRRGDLADSDALTAALDGVDTVFLMWPFHSAEPAAAVVDTLRRHARRVVFLSSGAVRDGVAPQRQPHPVGRSHAAVEQRIERSGLRWTRLRPSTFAANTLWWAGQVRGGDVVEGAYGGVPMALLHEADIAAVAVRALTGDGHAGQTYVLTGPEILTQVEQVHIIGEVLGRPLRWRELPRQAAKARLLADDDFPDSFADTLLDGYAGMLTAPPPVLTSTVEAVTGTPARTYRDWVADHAADFRCAEPVPAARYGSRGR; encoded by the coding sequence GTGAGCGGCAGGTGCGGGGTCCTCGTCACGGGAGCGACCGGGAATGTCGGCCGGCAGGTGGTGTCCCAGCTCCTGGCGGCCCGGGCGGGTGGGGTGCGGGCGCTGACCCGCGACCCCGATACGGCCCGGCTTCCGCGGGACGTCGACGTACGACGGGGCGACCTGGCCGACAGCGACGCGCTGACGGCGGCGCTGGACGGGGTGGACACGGTGTTCCTGATGTGGCCGTTCCACAGCGCCGAGCCGGCCGCCGCCGTCGTGGACACCCTCCGACGGCATGCCCGCCGGGTGGTCTTCCTGTCCTCCGGCGCCGTACGGGACGGGGTCGCCCCCCAACGCCAGCCCCACCCCGTCGGCCGGTCCCATGCGGCTGTCGAGCAGCGCATCGAGCGGTCGGGGCTCCGGTGGACGCGCTTGCGTCCGAGCACCTTCGCCGCCAACACACTGTGGTGGGCCGGTCAGGTCCGCGGCGGCGATGTCGTCGAGGGCGCGTACGGTGGCGTGCCCATGGCGCTGCTGCACGAGGCGGACATCGCGGCCGTGGCGGTACGGGCGCTGACCGGGGACGGCCACGCGGGGCAGACGTACGTGCTGACCGGCCCGGAGATCCTCACGCAGGTGGAACAGGTGCACATCATCGGCGAGGTGCTGGGCCGCCCTCTGCGGTGGCGGGAACTGCCCCGCCAAGCGGCGAAAGCGCGTCTGCTGGCAGACGACGACTTTCCCGACTCCTTCGCGGACACGCTCCTGGACGGCTACGCCGGCATGCTGACGGCCCCGCCTCCGGTCCTGACCTCCACGGTCGAGGCGGTCACGGGAACACCGGCGCGGACCTATCGCGACTGGGTGGCCGACCACGCCGCCGACTTCCGGTGCGCGGAGCCGGTGCCGGCAGCTCGGTACGGCAGCCGGGGACGCTGA
- a CDS encoding helix-turn-helix domain-containing protein produces the protein MFDPQCPTRRLLDRIGTKWTSMAVKVLAEASPEEVRFAELRRRMAGVSQKMLSATLQSLARDGLVERRVEPAVPPRVYYRLTPLGLSLEEPLAMVRAWAEEHMAEIDRANRHSEERAATDG, from the coding sequence CTGTTCGATCCGCAGTGCCCGACGCGCCGTCTGCTCGACCGGATCGGTACGAAATGGACGTCGATGGCCGTCAAGGTGCTGGCGGAGGCGTCTCCGGAGGAGGTGCGCTTCGCGGAGCTGCGGCGCCGGATGGCCGGGGTCTCGCAGAAGATGCTGTCGGCCACGCTCCAGTCCCTGGCCCGCGACGGGCTGGTCGAGCGCAGGGTGGAGCCGGCCGTCCCGCCGCGGGTGTACTACCGGCTCACGCCACTGGGCCTGTCGCTGGAAGAGCCGCTGGCCATGGTCCGGGCGTGGGCCGAGGAGCACATGGCCGAGATCGACCGTGCCAACCGGCACAGCGAGGAACGCGCCGCCACGGACGGCTGA
- a CDS encoding ROK family protein has product MGRLTGGDPSLLRRINSAVVLHALRAADAPTLTHLVQVTGLSRPTVEGVVEGLIGTGLVVEAPAEEGEARRQGRPARRFRFRTEAGHLLGIEIGPHRVAALLSDLSGRVLGSAQRTVGEAASADERLERVRTAVAELLRRAGVPRSSLRAVGVGSPGIVEADGTVRLGTALPGWTGLPLGDRLRRSFRCPVLVENDANAAAVAEHWKGAAAGSDDIVFVLAGLSPGAGSLIGGRLHRGYGGAAGEIGALHLLGRGATPEKLLSTTGEPLHPLDEAQVAQVFALARDGDARARDAVDRFIERLVHDVAALVLALDPELVVVGGWAAGLDGVLPPLRSELARYCLRPPEVALSMLGEAAVATGALRLALDHVEGELFAVESTVTARR; this is encoded by the coding sequence TTGGGGCGGCTCACCGGCGGGGACCCCTCCCTGCTGCGACGGATCAACTCCGCGGTGGTGCTGCACGCGCTGCGCGCCGCCGACGCCCCCACGCTCACCCACCTCGTCCAGGTGACGGGCCTGTCCAGGCCCACCGTCGAGGGTGTGGTCGAGGGGCTGATCGGGACCGGCCTGGTGGTCGAGGCGCCCGCCGAGGAGGGCGAGGCACGCCGTCAGGGCCGTCCGGCCCGGCGCTTCCGCTTCCGTACGGAGGCCGGTCATCTGCTGGGCATCGAGATCGGGCCGCACCGGGTGGCGGCGCTGCTGTCGGACCTGAGCGGGCGGGTCCTGGGGTCGGCGCAGCGCACGGTAGGAGAGGCGGCGTCGGCGGACGAGCGGCTGGAGCGGGTCCGTACGGCGGTGGCGGAGCTGCTGCGGCGGGCGGGCGTGCCGCGCAGTTCACTGCGCGCGGTGGGCGTGGGCAGCCCGGGGATCGTGGAGGCGGACGGCACCGTACGGCTGGGGACGGCGCTCCCCGGCTGGACCGGTCTGCCGCTCGGCGACCGGCTGCGACGCTCCTTCCGCTGCCCGGTGCTGGTGGAGAACGACGCGAACGCCGCCGCGGTGGCCGAGCACTGGAAGGGCGCGGCGGCCGGCTCGGACGACATCGTCTTCGTGCTGGCGGGACTGAGTCCGGGGGCCGGTTCGCTGATCGGCGGGCGGCTGCACCGCGGGTACGGCGGCGCGGCCGGGGAGATCGGCGCACTGCACCTGCTGGGGCGGGGTGCCACCCCGGAGAAGCTGCTGTCCACGACCGGGGAGCCGCTGCACCCGTTGGACGAGGCGCAGGTGGCACAGGTCTTCGCGCTGGCGCGCGACGGCGACGCACGGGCCCGTGACGCCGTGGACCGCTTCATCGAGCGGCTGGTGCACGACGTGGCGGCGCTGGTGCTGGCCCTGGACCCGGAGCTGGTGGTCGTCGGCGGCTGGGCGGCCGGGCTGGACGGCGTACTGCCGCCGCTCCGCTCCGAGCTGGCACGCTACTGCCTGCGCCCGCCCGAGGTCGCCCTGTCGATGCTGGGCGAGGCGGCGGTGGCCACGGGCGCCCTGCGCCTGGCCCTGGACCATGTCGAGGGCGAACTGTTCGCGGTCGAGAGCACGGTCACGGCGCGCCGCTGA
- a CDS encoding RNA polymerase sigma-70 factor has translation MHADPAVDVFQEHRPVLQGVAYRMLGRVADAEDVVQEAWLRWSAADRSAVREPRAYLVRVTTRLAIDRLRQVQARRESYVGPWLPEPLATDFGDAVPDSAERAVLAESVTLAVLVVMESLSPLERAVFVLREAFGYPYAEIAAILERGEAAVRQLAGRARRHVEEGKPRFEVDPARQRDLTERFLAAAAGDDLEGLLGLLAADVRLVGDSGGKAKAPLRIIRTADKVGRFLLGAARSGVSGMEFVLRELNGGIALVAFSGGKADSVFQVDVADGRIQTVYIVRNPDKLVSLTRD, from the coding sequence GTGCACGCCGATCCCGCCGTCGATGTCTTCCAAGAGCACCGCCCCGTCCTCCAAGGGGTGGCCTACCGCATGCTCGGCCGGGTTGCCGATGCCGAGGACGTGGTCCAGGAGGCGTGGCTGCGCTGGTCGGCCGCCGACCGTTCGGCGGTCCGTGAGCCGCGTGCCTATCTCGTACGCGTCACGACCCGGCTGGCCATCGACCGGCTGCGGCAGGTCCAGGCGCGCCGCGAGTCCTATGTGGGGCCCTGGCTGCCCGAGCCGCTGGCAACGGATTTCGGGGACGCCGTTCCCGATTCGGCCGAGCGGGCCGTGCTGGCCGAGTCCGTGACCCTGGCCGTGCTGGTCGTCATGGAGTCGCTCTCGCCGCTGGAGCGCGCGGTCTTCGTCCTGCGGGAGGCCTTCGGCTATCCGTACGCGGAGATCGCCGCGATCCTTGAGCGGGGCGAGGCGGCGGTACGGCAACTGGCGGGCCGGGCGCGGCGCCATGTCGAGGAGGGCAAGCCGCGCTTCGAGGTCGATCCGGCGCGGCAGCGCGATCTGACGGAACGGTTCCTCGCCGCTGCCGCCGGGGACGACCTGGAGGGCCTGCTGGGTCTGCTGGCCGCGGACGTACGACTGGTCGGCGACAGCGGCGGCAAGGCCAAGGCGCCGCTGCGGATCATCCGGACGGCGGACAAGGTCGGCCGTTTCCTGCTCGGCGCCGCCCGGTCCGGGGTCTCCGGGATGGAATTCGTCCTGCGGGAGCTCAACGGCGGCATCGCCCTCGTGGCGTTCTCCGGCGGCAAGGCCGACTCCGTCTTCCAGGTCGACGTGGCGGATGGCCGGATTCAGACGGTTTATATCGTACGCAATCCCGACAAGCTGGTCTCACTTACTCGCGACTGA
- a CDS encoding GntR family transcriptional regulator, giving the protein MGTTQLETVPEPKYWHLKTVLSDALDSEFAVGEILPNERDLAARFGVARATLRQALEQLELEGRLQRRRGVGTTVAPPRVGVAVDPVRHTWPGAAGDDWQPVDATETASVPAAVARLLETSPGQPVHVVRRNRVTHGQPVAAELLYVPCATFPEGAGPATGAATASSSGQGRARAVLRALQGLSLEGQDRTVELGSARADDAKQLDRLPGAPVLVVTTRYFAGGRTAAVAVSTYRADTCRLTFGDSESPVAALAG; this is encoded by the coding sequence GTGGGGACCACGCAGCTCGAAACGGTGCCGGAGCCGAAGTACTGGCACCTCAAGACCGTGCTCAGTGACGCTCTCGACTCGGAGTTCGCGGTCGGGGAGATCCTGCCGAACGAGCGTGACCTCGCCGCTCGCTTCGGTGTTGCCCGGGCCACGCTCCGGCAGGCGCTGGAGCAGTTGGAGCTGGAGGGCCGGCTGCAGCGCCGCCGCGGGGTGGGTACCACCGTCGCCCCGCCGCGGGTGGGCGTGGCCGTCGACCCCGTACGTCATACGTGGCCGGGCGCCGCCGGTGACGACTGGCAGCCGGTGGACGCCACCGAAACGGCATCGGTGCCCGCCGCGGTAGCGCGTCTCCTGGAGACCTCCCCTGGTCAGCCGGTCCACGTCGTGCGTCGCAACCGGGTCACCCACGGGCAGCCGGTGGCCGCCGAGCTGCTGTACGTGCCCTGCGCGACCTTTCCCGAAGGGGCCGGGCCGGCCACGGGCGCCGCGACGGCGAGCTCCTCGGGTCAGGGCCGTGCCCGCGCGGTGCTGCGCGCGCTTCAGGGCCTCTCACTGGAGGGCCAGGACCGGACCGTCGAGCTGGGCTCGGCCCGCGCGGACGACGCCAAGCAACTGGACCGGCTGCCGGGCGCGCCCGTCCTGGTCGTGACGACCCGCTACTTCGCGGGCGGGCGTACGGCGGCGGTCGCGGTCTCCACGTACCGCGCCGACACCTGCCGGCTGACTTTCGGAGACAGCGAGTCCCCGGTCGCCGCCCTCGCCGGCTGA
- the proP gene encoding glycine betaine/L-proline transporter ProP, whose translation MVRILLRRRKRALSVQDVTVTDRPLVRRAVTAAALGNTMEWFDFGVYAYLAATMGKVFFPSSSPGAQVVSTFATFAAAFLVRPLGGLVFGPLGDRVGRQRVLAATMIMMAISTFAVGFLPTYATIGFTAPLLLLLCRLVQGFSTGGEYAGATTYIAEYAPDKRRGFLGSWLDFGTFVGYSLGSGLVTVLTAVLGADGLESWGWRIPFLVAGPLGLIGLYMRLKLEETPAFQRETEQAQQAAASAADQDGDRDGDGEETPVEAARQSGKGRLKEIFTRHWQAVLICMGLVLLYNVTNYMVTSYLPTFMTATLGQDDTTAQLLVLGTMIVVALTITTVGRTSDRWGRRPVFMWGSVALIAFAYPAVVLIRQNGILMPALGCLILGLLLVCFAGTAASTLPALFPTRLRYGALSIAFNISVSLFGGTTPLVASALVEATGSEMVPAYYLMAAGVIGLISAFFLHETAGKPLHGSGPMVETTEQAHRLVARSRTEAGRQARDLWIRLRHPWHRHQPKDR comes from the coding sequence ATGGTGCGCATCCTGCTGCGCCGCCGAAAGCGAGCACTCAGCGTCCAGGACGTCACCGTCACCGACCGGCCGCTGGTGCGCAGGGCCGTCACGGCGGCGGCCCTGGGCAACACCATGGAGTGGTTCGACTTCGGTGTCTACGCCTATCTGGCGGCGACGATGGGCAAGGTCTTCTTCCCGTCCAGTTCGCCCGGGGCGCAGGTCGTCTCGACCTTCGCCACCTTCGCCGCCGCCTTCCTGGTCCGTCCGCTGGGCGGGCTCGTCTTCGGTCCCCTGGGCGACCGCGTGGGCCGGCAGCGCGTCCTGGCCGCCACCATGATCATGATGGCGATCAGCACCTTCGCGGTCGGCTTCCTGCCCACCTATGCCACCATCGGCTTCACCGCTCCCCTGCTGCTGCTCCTGTGCCGGCTGGTCCAGGGCTTCTCCACCGGCGGCGAGTACGCGGGCGCCACGACCTACATCGCGGAGTACGCGCCGGACAAGCGCCGTGGCTTCCTGGGGAGCTGGCTCGACTTCGGTACCTTCGTCGGTTATTCGCTCGGTTCGGGCCTGGTCACCGTACTCACCGCCGTACTGGGCGCGGACGGTCTGGAGAGCTGGGGCTGGCGCATCCCCTTCCTGGTGGCCGGGCCGCTCGGTCTGATCGGCCTGTACATGCGACTGAAGCTGGAGGAGACCCCTGCCTTCCAGCGGGAGACCGAACAGGCCCAGCAGGCGGCGGCCTCCGCGGCCGACCAGGACGGCGACCGTGACGGCGACGGCGAGGAGACGCCTGTCGAGGCGGCCCGGCAGTCCGGCAAGGGCCGGCTCAAGGAGATCTTCACCCGGCACTGGCAGGCCGTGCTGATCTGTATGGGGCTCGTCCTGCTCTACAACGTCACCAACTACATGGTCACGTCCTATCTGCCGACCTTCATGACCGCCACACTCGGCCAGGACGACACCACCGCGCAACTGCTGGTGCTCGGCACCATGATCGTAGTAGCGCTGACCATCACGACAGTGGGCCGCACCTCGGACCGCTGGGGCCGGCGGCCGGTCTTCATGTGGGGCAGCGTGGCCCTGATCGCGTTCGCCTATCCGGCGGTCGTCCTGATCCGGCAGAACGGCATTCTCATGCCGGCCCTGGGCTGTCTGATCCTGGGCCTGCTGCTGGTCTGCTTCGCGGGCACGGCCGCCTCCACACTCCCGGCGCTCTTCCCCACCCGGTTGCGCTACGGCGCACTGTCCATCGCCTTCAACATCTCCGTCTCCCTCTTCGGCGGCACGACACCACTGGTGGCGTCGGCGCTGGTGGAGGCGACCGGCAGCGAGATGGTGCCCGCGTACTACCTGATGGCGGCGGGCGTCATCGGGCTGATCTCCGCCTTCTTCCTGCACGAGACGGCGGGCAAGCCACTGCACGGTTCGGGCCCCATGGTCGAGACCACCGAACAGGCCCACCGTCTGGTGGCCCGCAGCCGCACCGAGGCCGGCCGCCAGGCCCGCGACCTGTGGATCCGGCTGCGGCACCCCTGGCACCGGCACCAGCCCAAGGACCGCTGA
- the mug gene encoding G/U mismatch-specific DNA glycosylase, protein MRFTPEELAAARDRLVPDVAASGLRVLFCGINPGLMSAAAGHHFARPGNRFWPVLYASGFTPRLLKPSEQQELLSYGLGITNVVARATARADELTAEEYREGGRLLAEKVARLRPKWLAVAGVTAYRVAFDNKHAKVGPQPDLIGDTRIWVLPNPSGLNAHWPPAALAQEYGRLRAAAFAEDDLQGDAQGDG, encoded by the coding sequence ATGCGCTTCACCCCCGAAGAGCTGGCAGCCGCTCGCGACCGCCTCGTCCCCGACGTGGCCGCGAGCGGGCTCCGCGTGCTGTTCTGCGGCATCAACCCGGGGCTGATGTCGGCTGCGGCCGGTCATCACTTCGCCCGGCCCGGCAACCGCTTCTGGCCCGTGCTGTACGCCTCCGGCTTCACGCCCCGGCTGCTCAAGCCCTCCGAACAGCAGGAACTGCTCTCGTACGGGCTGGGCATCACCAACGTCGTGGCGCGGGCGACGGCACGGGCCGACGAGCTGACCGCCGAGGAGTACCGCGAGGGCGGACGGCTGCTGGCGGAGAAGGTGGCGCGGCTGCGGCCGAAGTGGCTGGCGGTCGCGGGAGTGACCGCCTATCGGGTGGCCTTCGACAACAAGCACGCGAAGGTCGGCCCGCAGCCGGACCTCATCGGTGACACCCGCATATGGGTGCTGCCCAACCCCAGCGGTCTCAACGCCCACTGGCCGCCGGCCGCACTGGCACAGGAGTACGGACGGCTGCGCGCGGCGGCCTTCGCCGAGGACGACCTACAGGGCGACGCACAGGGCGACGGGTAG
- the purB gene encoding adenylosuccinate lyase: MSAKPRIPNVLAGRYASAELAVLWSPEYKVKLERKLWLAVLRAQKDLGVEVPEQALADYERVLEDVDLASIAEREKVTRHDVKARIEEFNALAGHEQVHKGMTSRDLTENVEQLQVRLSLELVRDRTVAVLARLGKLAGEHAELVMAGRSHNVAAQATTLGKRFATAADELLVAYGRLEELLSRYPLRGIKGPVGTAQDMLDLMGGGSQGAERLAELEQRIAAHLGFGQAFTSVGQVYPRSLDYDVVTALVQLAAAPSSLAKTIRLMAGHELVTEGFKPGQVGSSAMPHKMNTRSCERVNGLMVILRGYASMAGELSGDQWNEGDVSCSVVRRVALPDSFFALDGLLETFLTVLEEFGAFPAVVARELDRYLPFLATTKVLMGAVRAGVGREVAHEAIKEHAVASALAMRERGAERNELLDKLAVDERIPLDRAQLDALMADKLSFTGAAADQVAAVVARIEEIVKQRPEAAAYAPGSIL; this comes from the coding sequence GTGTCTGCGAAGCCTCGCATCCCCAACGTTCTGGCCGGCCGCTACGCCTCCGCGGAGCTCGCCGTCCTGTGGTCCCCCGAGTACAAGGTCAAGCTGGAGCGGAAGCTGTGGCTGGCCGTACTGCGCGCGCAGAAGGACCTCGGGGTCGAGGTGCCGGAGCAGGCGCTGGCCGACTACGAGCGGGTGCTGGAGGACGTCGACCTGGCGTCGATCGCGGAGCGCGAGAAGGTCACCCGGCACGACGTCAAGGCCCGGATCGAGGAGTTCAACGCCCTGGCGGGCCATGAGCAGGTCCACAAGGGCATGACCTCCCGGGATCTGACGGAGAACGTCGAGCAGTTGCAGGTCCGGCTGTCGCTGGAGCTGGTGCGCGACCGTACGGTCGCGGTGCTGGCGCGGCTGGGCAAGCTGGCCGGGGAGCACGCCGAGCTGGTGATGGCGGGCCGTTCCCACAACGTGGCGGCGCAGGCGACGACGCTGGGCAAGCGTTTCGCGACGGCCGCGGACGAGCTGCTGGTGGCGTACGGGCGCCTTGAGGAACTGCTTTCGCGCTACCCGCTGCGGGGCATCAAGGGCCCGGTCGGCACCGCGCAGGACATGCTGGACCTGATGGGCGGTGGGTCCCAGGGCGCTGAGCGGCTGGCCGAGCTGGAGCAGCGGATCGCCGCCCACCTGGGGTTCGGGCAGGCGTTCACCTCCGTCGGCCAGGTCTACCCCCGTTCGCTGGACTACGACGTGGTGACCGCGCTGGTGCAGCTCGCCGCGGCGCCGTCCTCGCTGGCCAAGACGATCCGGCTGATGGCCGGGCACGAGCTGGTCACCGAGGGCTTCAAGCCGGGCCAGGTCGGCTCCTCGGCGATGCCGCACAAGATGAACACCCGCTCCTGCGAGCGCGTCAACGGGCTGATGGTGATCCTGCGCGGGTACGCCTCGATGGCCGGTGAGCTGTCGGGCGATCAGTGGAACGAGGGCGATGTGTCGTGCTCGGTGGTGCGCCGGGTCGCGCTGCCGGACTCCTTCTTCGCCCTGGACGGGCTGCTGGAGACCTTCCTGACCGTGCTGGAGGAGTTCGGCGCCTTCCCCGCCGTCGTCGCCCGCGAGCTGGACCGCTATCTGCCCTTCCTCGCCACGACGAAGGTGCTGATGGGAGCCGTACGGGCCGGGGTCGGCCGCGAGGTGGCCCACGAGGCCATCAAGGAGCACGCCGTCGCCTCGGCGCTGGCCATGCGCGAGCGCGGCGCCGAGCGCAACGAGCTGCTGGACAAGCTGGCCGTCGACGAGCGCATCCCGCTGGACCGCGCACAGCTCGACGCCCTGATGGCCGACAAGCTGTCCTTCACGGGCGCGGCGGCGGACCAGGTGGCTGCCGTGGTCGCCCGTATCGAGGAGATCGTCAAGCAGCGGCCCGAGGCCGCGGCCTACGCCCCGGGCTCCATCCTCTGA
- a CDS encoding alpha/beta hydrolase: MPSTPHSPSRPSYAVELRRITANGIALNVALAGRGPAVLLLHGFPHTWQVWTDVLDGLAERHRVIAPDLRGFGASARAAAGYDAGTLATDAEALLDALGVTSAAVVGIDAGTPPAFLLAMRRPGLVHRLVVMESLLGPLPGAEGFLARGAPWWFGFHSVPGLAESVLTGHEDRYVDWFLDAGTLGQGVRPDVRDAFVRAYTGADALRCAFSTYRALPSSARQIRQATAAGRLTVPAMAVGARPVGRALEQQLRPVTDDLVGHVIENCGHIIPLHRPQALLTLLRPFLAP, translated from the coding sequence GTGCCCAGCACACCGCACTCCCCCTCCCGCCCTTCGTACGCCGTCGAACTCCGCCGGATCACAGCCAACGGCATCGCCCTCAACGTGGCGCTCGCCGGCCGCGGACCGGCCGTCCTGTTGCTGCACGGCTTCCCCCACACCTGGCAGGTGTGGACCGACGTCCTGGACGGGCTCGCCGAGCGGCACCGGGTGATCGCACCGGACCTGCGCGGCTTCGGCGCCAGTGCCCGCGCGGCGGCCGGTTACGACGCCGGCACTCTCGCCACCGATGCCGAAGCCCTCCTGGACGCCCTCGGCGTGACCTCCGCGGCCGTGGTCGGTATCGACGCGGGCACCCCGCCGGCCTTCCTCCTGGCCATGCGCCGCCCCGGCCTCGTACACCGGCTGGTCGTCATGGAATCGCTCCTGGGGCCGCTGCCCGGCGCCGAGGGGTTCCTCGCGCGCGGCGCGCCGTGGTGGTTCGGTTTCCACTCCGTCCCCGGCCTCGCCGAGTCCGTCCTCACCGGCCACGAGGACCGGTACGTCGACTGGTTCCTGGACGCCGGCACCCTCGGCCAGGGCGTACGGCCCGATGTCCGGGACGCCTTCGTGCGCGCCTACACGGGAGCCGACGCCCTGCGCTGCGCCTTCTCCACCTACCGCGCACTGCCGAGTAGCGCCCGCCAGATCCGGCAGGCCACCGCGGCGGGCCGGCTGACCGTCCCGGCCATGGCCGTCGGCGCCCGCCCCGTGGGCAGGGCGCTCGAACAGCAGTTGCGGCCGGTCACCGACGACCTCGTCGGGCATGTCATCGAGAACTGCGGCCACATCATTCCCCTGCACCGCCCGCAGGCCCTGCTCACCCTCCTGCGCCCGTTCCTCGCGCCCTGA
- a CDS encoding SGNH/GDSL hydrolase family protein, producing the protein MEINADYTSFVAMGDSFTEGMSDGLPDGSYRGWADLLAARLAARTPGFRYANLAVRGKLIGQIVAEQSQPAAAMGADLVTLVGGLNDVLRPKCDVGRVCALLEEAAGRVAPSCKQLVLMRSPGRQGPVLERFRPRMEQLFAFIDELAERHGALVVDLFASRSLADPRMWAQDRLHLNAEGHRRVAEAVWQALGYDAEFDWDAPLPAFVRPGWRARRTSDVRFAREHLVPWIGRRITGRSSGDGRPPKRPDLLPYDG; encoded by the coding sequence ATGGAGATCAATGCCGATTACACGAGTTTCGTCGCGATGGGCGACAGCTTCACCGAGGGCATGTCCGACGGCCTGCCTGACGGTTCCTACCGCGGCTGGGCCGATCTGCTCGCCGCGCGGCTGGCGGCCCGTACGCCGGGATTCCGGTACGCCAATCTCGCCGTACGCGGCAAGCTCATCGGGCAGATCGTGGCGGAACAGTCGCAGCCCGCGGCGGCGATGGGCGCCGACCTGGTCACACTGGTCGGCGGGCTGAACGACGTACTGCGGCCCAAGTGCGACGTCGGGCGGGTGTGCGCGCTGCTGGAGGAGGCCGCCGGGCGGGTGGCGCCGAGCTGCAAGCAGTTGGTGCTGATGCGCAGCCCCGGGCGGCAGGGGCCGGTACTGGAGCGCTTCCGCCCTCGTATGGAGCAGTTGTTCGCGTTCATAGACGAGCTGGCGGAGCGGCACGGCGCGCTGGTCGTCGACCTCTTCGCCTCACGGTCGCTGGCCGATCCCCGGATGTGGGCGCAGGACCGGCTCCATCTGAACGCGGAGGGGCACCGGCGGGTCGCCGAGGCGGTCTGGCAGGCCCTGGGGTACGACGCCGAGTTCGACTGGGACGCGCCGCTGCCCGCCTTCGTACGGCCGGGGTGGCGGGCCCGGCGCACCTCGGACGTGCGCTTCGCGCGGGAACACCTGGTGCCGTGGATCGGCCGGCGGATCACCGGCCGGTCCTCCGGCGACGGCCGGCCGCCCAAGCGCCCGGACCTGCTGCCGTACGACGGCTGA